The nucleotide sequence AAACCACAAACTTTTCAGGTATATAATTCATTGCTAGTCTCATCACCACCGTGAATTCCTTGTCTCCTTTCCTCTTCACCTCAAAACCGTCCTGCTGGGCAGGTGAACGAGCAGGATCCCATATTATAAGATGATTATCCGGATAGAACCCCTGGTCCAAGTATATGGTAATTTTCTTGAAGAAAGCCGAAAACTTGGGATATGAAGGGTTCAACCCCTGCGAGACTCCAGCCAACACAGGATCTCTTCCATCTTCCAATATCCTCCCAGTAATCCTAAGTGACCAAGAAGGCTCCTCTGCCATTTTCTTCTCAGTATCGATTCTATTCTGATTCGAAAAGGTATTATACACATAAACACGAAGAGTCTTCTGAACACATCTGGGGCTTCTCACAGCCTCCTGTATATCAATCTTCTTCCTAGACAAAGCAGCATCAACCTGTCCCTCAAGCTCAAGCAATTGAGTATAAACAGCAGACTCAGGCAGAACTGCGGCCACCTTATCTGGAATCCTCTTATCCTTCTCTGGCAAGCTCCTCTTCCTCCTTAGAGGAGCCGGCGTCAATTCCATGGTCTTAAAAGCCGAAGACTGGTTAGTATTTGAAGAACCGGCCGGCCTAGTAGGCGGCCTCTGCCCGGAGCGCTTGGCAGTTGAAGCAGGAGTTGCCGCTGCCGCCGCACTACTACCACTTGAACCATGAGATTGGCTAGCAGGATGAGCCTGCGGCTGGCGCGGCGGTGGCTGCTGCTGGTGTTGAGGGATGGATTGAACATGGGAATGGGGTTGTGAAAACTGTGATTGTGCAAGTAACTGGGTTTGGGGTTGTGAGAGCTGAAAGTGCCCGGGGAAGTGAGAACCACCTTGGGTTTGAGGAGGCTGTGATTGGGACAAAAGATGGGGTTGTGGGTGGGTCGCGGGTAACGAAGTGGAAGCAGCGGTGGTGGTGGCGGCGGTACCGGCGATGGGGTGAGGGGCAGCTCCGGAATTCCCTAAAAACGACGGTGCCGCAACGTTCCTACCTGGATTGTTACTGTTCATCGTTCCTTAAACACGAAAACCTAAAGCTCGAACTAAATTAAAGGGCGAAAATCTGCAAAGAGAAAATTTTGAGTCGAAATCTCCTGGATGATTGACCTGAGCTTCCCGTCTCGATGCGGAGAATGAAAACCCTAGTTTAAAAACGACAATGGGAGGAGGGAAACGACACCGGGAAACCGGAATGGGATTGTACGTTCAGCGTTAGAGTGTAGTTGTGTGAAGGATTTAGAGATCATTGTTCCAATGTCGGCCTACTAACAGTAATGTTGTTGGTGTATTGGCGGAATCAATGAAAGCTTCAATCCTCTCACCAATTCGCTTGGACGACAATGATGTCTAATGTTACTTGTTAGTTGTTAGTACTTAGTTGTAGGCTTGTATTTTGGATTTTATATCAGGTTAATTTTAATCACCAAAACAATATCAGattgattttatattttaatttaatttatttaattcaatATGATTCTAATTTGAATTGGATAAATTTTTATAAGATATAATTCAATCCAATTCAAATCACAATAATTTAAATCaacttaaattaaaaaataaagcaATTTAATACGATGTAAATCGCAatcatttaaaattttgaattaaattgcattataataaaaaaaataaagtcaaACTAATATAAAACAACATCAtagtcacccaaaaaaaaaaaaaaaacaacatcatgaataactaaaaaaaataattttacaatgcTTTTATAATAAGCAATCACCTGAACAATTAGGCATATGAACaacaataaatttaattaaaaataaaaaacactaagATAAATTAAATGCAATATGATTTATAGCTTCTGAATTAATGAtccaaaaattattaaaattaaaattataagagGTGCATGGATAAATGAAAAAGCAAGGAAAAagtatatttatttatcattcttcttattattaaaataaaatattttttatagaactaagaaaaatgataaataaatgtattgatgcatttaCAGTTGATTTTGTGTCTTTAgaacttgtacttgttctccaaattatcgaacttgttcttgtactgctgtcatgtacgacattccgttaattatttaacgtTGACCTTACAGTGGGACTACATTGaagttaaatgaaacttttttgaattcaaataggatactttaaattttaaagaccAAAACATAATTACACTCAAACATAAAGAACCAATTtaatattttactctatttttgatACTATAATTTTGCTATATTTTTATAGTTatgtaaaattaattattataatttatttattagatatattttaataaaaattaatgataaTAACTATAAATACAATAGTTATTAAATATATTCTttcataaatataatttaatataaaatctCATTCTCATAAGATACATCTCTCTCTACAAAAtaagacaacaaaaaaaaaagaataaaagaaacatcaTTTTATTTGCTGCGCTTTGTTGATAGTGGGCTGATTGGTGacaattttgtttcttttttggaTTGATTGTCGCTTGTAATAATACTTATAAACCACTTTGGAGCCAAATTGCTCATATTTAACAACCATTCGCTTTGGGAGGTTAAAGATTCCTTGTTGGTTACATAGTGAAATTAAGCAATGCATGGACATTCTTTTGATGTGTTTTTCGATGTTGACTTAAAATtttcataataaaattttaattgcaaTGTGATAATAGGTATATTTTTCAAGAAGGCTGAGCTAGTCATGAACGCAGTAGCTCCAAACAAAGTTTTACAGCCACAGACTTAACTAGGAGGAGAGGTGGTAAACTATCAAAAAAGACGAGTCAGAATGATATTTTGGACCCCCAATTTTCAAAAGGGCAATGCTATAGTGCGGAAGAGATTTTTTTTCAGCAGGTGCTGAAGAGACGTGGTAAAAGATAAATTTTACGCGTGTTAATGTTGATTAGACATGCATAGATAGGATCTGCAAAAAGATAGATCCTGCAGAATTTGTCTCAAAAATAACTTAACAATATTAGATTAATTTCCTGTTAATAATGCTAATTATTTTGTTGgactttttttttatctattgacGCTTTTTGGTGCAATAGTGGGATTGATTgtaaattttt is from Arachis ipaensis cultivar K30076 chromosome B01, Araip1.1, whole genome shotgun sequence and encodes:
- the LOC107631613 gene encoding SWI/SNF complex component SNF12 homolog, which gives rise to MNSNNPGRNVAAPSFLGNSGAAPHPIAGTAATTTAASTSLPATHPQPHLLSQSQPPQTQGGSHFPGHFQLSQPQTQLLAQSQFSQPHSHVQSIPQHQQQPPPRQPQAHPASQSHGSSGSSAAAAATPASTAKRSGQRPPTRPAGSSNTNQSSAFKTMELTPAPLRRKRSLPEKDKRIPDKVAAVLPESAVYTQLLELEGQVDAALSRKKIDIQEAVRSPRCVQKTLRVYVYNTFSNQNRIDTEKKMAEEPSWSLRITGRILEDGRDPVLAGVSQGLNPSYPKFSAFFKKITIYLDQGFYPDNHLIIWDPARSPAQQDGFEVKRKGDKEFTVVMRLAMNYIPEKFVVSTALSKVLGIEFDTRPRIIAALWQYVKSRKLQSPNDPSFFMCDPSLQRVFGEEKIKFSTILQKISQQLSQPQPIHVEHKIKLSGNCPVGTTCYDVLVDVPLPLEKDMSAYLASIERHKEIDALDEVICSSMKKIHEHRRRRAFFLGFSQSPAEFINALIASQSKDLKLIAGDACQDEEKERRSEFYKQPWAEDAVIRYLNRKSARSDIPGST